A single Montipora foliosa isolate CH-2021 chromosome 7, ASM3666993v2, whole genome shotgun sequence DNA region contains:
- the LOC138010183 gene encoding sulfotransferase 1B1-like, which produces MGSKSFPVYQLREGDWTSPSTFAIEGIPIPAFFATEPAALHDYIVNFQTRSGDVFVASYNWKCVPYGLWNKHVLEWWKHKDDSNVLFLKYEDLKKDLSSNVRLIAKFLEKPVTEDTVNKIAQQCSFEEMAKNVSTFTVDGPKLLRKGEIGDWKNYFTADVDERFENEVLKELRGTGLVFDFEP; this is translated from the exons ATGGGAAGCAAGAGCTTTCCTGTTTACCAACTACGGGAGGGTGACTGGACCTCACCAAGCACCTTCGCCATTGAAGGAATACCGATCCCCGCGTTCTTCGCCACAGAGCCAGCGGCATTGCACGATTATATAGTAAATTTCCAGACCAGATCTGGCGATGTGTTCGTTGCGAGCTACAACTGGAAATGCG TGCCCTATGGACTGTGGAACAAACATGTCCTAGAATGGTGGAAGCATAAAGATGATAGCAATGTGTTGTTCCTGAAGTATGAGGACTTGAAAAAG GATTTATCCAGCAATGTCCGGTTGATTGCAAAGTTTCTTGAAAAGCCAGTAACTGAAGACACCGTCAACAAAATCGCCCAGCAGTGTAGCTTTGAAGAAATGGCAAAAAACGTATCAACTTTCACTGTTGATGGACCCAAACTGTTAAGAAAAGGAGAAATAGGCGATTGGAAGAACTACTTCACAGCGGATGTTGACGAACGCTTTGAGAACGAGGTTCTGAAGGAGCTGAGAGGCACTGGACTTGTATTCGACTTTGAACCTTGA